CTTGTGAATGACAGCGGGGGCTAATCATCGCTATTCTGAGTGGGTGAAGTTCCCAAAGCGGTGAAGCGGTGAATCGTCCCCCTCAGCACTGATATGACAAATCAAAGTATTGGCCTTGAGCCTGGGTTGTATGACTACTTGCTGCAAGTGTCGCTGCGAGAGCATCCGGTGTTAACTGAGTTGCGTCAAGTGACAGCCCAGCACGCCATGGGGCAAATGCAGATCGCTCCAGAGCAAGGCCAGTTTATGGCGTTGTTAGTTCAGTTAATGGGGGTGCGGCGAGCGCTAGAGGTGGGCGTCTTTACGGGCTATAGTGCCTTAGCGGTGGCGCTGGCCCTACCCAACGGTGGACAACTCATCGCGTGTGATGTGAGCGAAGAGTACACCGCGATCGCTCAGCAGTATTGGCAAAAGGCGGGCGTTGCCAACAAGATTGACCTGCGGTTAGCGCCCGCTACCGAAACCCTTCAACATCTGATTGACGCTGGCCAAAGCAACACCTTTGACTTTGCGTTTATCGACGCCGATAAGAGCA
Above is a genomic segment from Leptolyngbya iicbica LK containing:
- a CDS encoding class I SAM-dependent methyltransferase, giving the protein MTNQSIGLEPGLYDYLLQVSLREHPVLTELRQVTAQHAMGQMQIAPEQGQFMALLVQLMGVRRALEVGVFTGYSALAVALALPNGGQLIACDVSEEYTAIAQQYWQKAGVANKIDLRLAPATETLQHLIDAGQSNTFDFAFIDADKSNYDTYYEQALQLVRAGGVIAIDNVLWYGRVADATVNDNRTEKIRALNQKLHQDDRIDLSLLPIGDGVTLARKR